From Saccharomycodes ludwigii strain NBRC 1722 chromosome IV, whole genome shotgun sequence, one genomic window encodes:
- the APE3 gene encoding aminopeptidase Y (similar to Saccharomyces cerevisiae YBR286W | APE3 | AminoPEptidase) — translation MKASGLFILSTLLTSYVSNALVIPNFENLETVFALNKEQEEFTAPDINNLDTYSLWPHLPYFMKPMVDTDKLQEKITTEQLNSSAWDLYNISKKSIGKYGHPTRVIGSPGHWASINYILSVLNKHRDYYDVSLQEFDAISGKVKSFELNYEDGSKVPTAKPFSLTPPVKEFTGELVHIPNLGCDDADFVSDIHGGKGAKIALVSRGQCPFGDKSQLAGKHGFKAVVIYDNVEEDDGLNGTLGSPNNHTVATIGVSKKVGEKLIASIAASKNNYSLTFAVDSYVDTIKTKNVIADTKHGDPDNIIALGAHSDGVEAGPGINDDGSGTISLLTVAEHLTSFKIKNKVRFAWWSAEEEGLLGSTYYVDQLTPEENSKLRLFMDYDMMASPNYQYQVYDANNKVNPNGSEELKNLYIDYYTSHGLNYSLIPFDGRSDYVAFIENGIPGGGIATGAEGVNTDNGKILDKCYHSLCDDVSNLAFDAFLTNTKLIAHSIATYARSLDGFPEREINNETIASLSAVNHQSQFKYRGPSMVM, via the coding sequence ATGAAGGCATCAGGTTTATTCATATTATCAACTTTATTGACTTCCTACGTATCAAATGCATTGGTTATTccaaattttgaaaacttaGAAACTGTATTTGCTTTAAACAAGGAACAAGAAGAATTTACTGCTCCCGATATCAACAATTTAGATACTTATTCGTTATGGCCACATCTACCTTATTTCATGAAACCTATGGTTGATACTGATaaattacaagaaaaaatcaCTACTGAGCAGCTTAACAGTAGTGCTTGGGATCTATACAACATTTCCAAAAAGTCAATTGGAAAGTACGGTCATCCAACAAGAGTCATTGGATCTCCAGGTCATTGGGCTTCCATTAACTACATTTTGagtgttttaaataaacatagGGATTACTATGATGTTTCTTTACAAGAATTCGATGCTATCAGTGGCAAAGTAAAATCCTTCGAATTAAACTATGAGGATGGATCCAAAGTTCCAACAGCTaaacctttttctttaactCCCCCTGTTAAAGAATTCACCGGGGAATTGGTTCATATTCCAAATTTGGGATGTGACGATGCCGATTTTGTTTCTGATATTCACGGAGGAAAAGGTGCTAAAATTGCTTTAGTCTCTAGAGGGCAATGTCCATTTGGTGATAAAAGTCAATTAGCTGGTAAGCATGGTTTTAAAGCCGTTGTGATATACGATAATGTTGAGGAAGATGATGGTTTAAACGGTACTTTAGGTAGTCCAAATAACCACACAGTTGCTACCATCGGTGTTTCTAAAAAGGTTGGTGAAAAATTGATTGCCTCTATTGCCGCaagcaaaaataattattctttAACTTTTGCTGTTGACTCTTATGTCGATACCATCAAGACCAAGAATGTGATTGCTGACACCAAACATGGTGATCcagataatattattgcttTAGGTGCTCACAGTGATGGTGTTGAAGCTGGTCCTGGTATTAATGATGACGGTTCTGGTACCATATCCTTATTGACCGTAGCTGAACATTTGACTTCTTTtaagattaaaaataaggtGCGTTTTGCCTGGTGGAGTGCTGAAGAAGAGGGCTTGCTGGGCTCTACTTATTATGTTGATCAATTGACACCTGAAGAAAATTCTAAGCTTAGATTATTCATGGATTATGATATGATGGCTTCTCCAAATTACCAGTATCAGGTTTATGACGCTAATAATAAGGTAAACCCTAATGGTAGTGAGGAACTGAAGAATTTATACATTGACTATTATACTTCACATGGTTTAAATTATTCTTTGATTCCATTTGATGGTAGATCGGATTATGTTGCCTTCATCGAAAATGGCATTCCAGGTGGTGGTATTGCTACTGGAGCTGAGGGTGTAAACACTGACAATGGTAAGATTTTAGATAAATGTTACCATTCTCTGTGTGATGATGTCTCAAATCTAGCCTTTGATGCTTTCTTAACTAATACAAAGCTAATTGCACATTCTATTGCCACTTATGCCAGATCTTTGGATGGTTTCCCAGAAAGagaaattaataatgaGACTATCGCCAGTTTAAGTGCTGTCAACCATCAATCACAGTTCAAGTATAGAGGGCCATCTATGGTTATGTAA
- the JEM1 gene encoding Jem1p (similar to Saccharomyces cerevisiae YJL073W | JEM1 | DnaJ-like protein of the ER Membrane), whose translation MVTSPILKFYLLILIFYSEFLQVVTGQAVKCDKNSIEKEVQSISSTDRFNRIVKYMEDTGCNFNNKQYYEENLYKLGLNKLSNDEELESISIFQKIKDTHWKHLAKERLDKLKLLFGINVDGNLPIYEKYKISPYSKEISLEYVSYLLKNINKSLEEEDDDEDDELNIYLNSQHIVKVLQTILDKHRKYLTIEEKLSYYEVISILQTFILNQQQSALNNLRKCIAIDMDYKPCIALSKLVSKIGKINPNVASVEEDESFFLFNYDKKWAQKTIKFYTTDTSIDRKNKQYKNNYDLIVGLQKQFFSQNQYLNKITKINFKETELLRFIHTLLTIAYDTTGEKEKSRTFLNKIIDLKKQYSREEIDTVWNVFSPHIALHLINKESKHISLNDIVGFFKSKKIWDKDPNEFKNHLFKISMARYHKKFEVEQKKNQQQQQQQQQQQHQQFFQQQFFQQQQQQQQQQQQQQQQQSGIDTEKDYYKILGVPKTANKKEIRSAYLKMIKKHHPDKQKNEEDREKTEKLVHDINGAYEILSDEDKKKQYDSIIAGGGNGGHSFHGNKGSSGGYGGGNNPLNMFKQANFKVNRDGRGFGGFPFG comes from the coding sequence atggtaacTTCCCCAATACTCAAGTTTTATCTGTTGATACTTATTTTCTACAGTGAATTCCTACAGGTAGTAACCGGACAAGCTGTGAAATGTGACAAGAATTCGATTGAAAAGGAAGTTCAATCTATATCGTCTACAGACAGATTCAATAGAATCGTGAAATACATGGAAGACACCGGTTGTAATTTTAACAACAAACAATATTatgaagaaaatttatACAAGTTGGGCTTAAATAAACTATCTAATGATGAGGAGTTGGAAAGTATATCtatattccaaaaaattaaagacaCGCACTGGAAGCATTTAGCCAAGGAAAGACTAGATAAATTGAAGTTGCTTTTTGGCATTAATGTTGATGGCAATTTACCAATTTacgaaaaatataaaatttcgCCATATTCTAAAGAAATATCATTAGAATATGTATCAtatcttttgaaaaatattaataagtCACTTGAAGAAGAGGACGacgatgaagatgatgaattAAATATCTATTTAAATTCTCAGCATATCGTTAAAGTATTGCAAACAATTTTAGACAAACACAGGAAATATTTAACTATTGAAGAGAAACTTTCTTACTATGAAGTTATATCTATTTTGCAAACGTTCATTTTAAACCAACAGCAATCtgctttaaataatttaagaAAATGCATTGCTATAGATATGGATTATAAACCGTGCATTGCGCTATCAAAATTAGTTTCAAAAATTGGTAAAATCAATCCAAATGTCGCTTCTGTTGAAGAAGACgaatcttttttcttatttaattatgataaaaaatggGCGCAAAAAACCATCAAGTTTTATACAACAGACACTTCAATAGAtaggaaaaataaacagtACAAAAACAACTATGATTTGATAGTTGGattacaaaaacaatttttcagTCAAAaccaatatttaaataaaataaccaaGATCAATTTCAAGGAAACAGAGTTACTTAGGTTTATTCATACTTTATTGACAATTGCATACGATACAACAggagaaaaggaaaaatctcgaacttttttgaataaaataattgatTTAAAGAAACAATATAGCAGAGAGGAAATCGACACAGTTTGGAATGTTTTTTCTCCTCATATAGCATTACatctaataaataaagaatctAAACATATTTCATTGAATGATATAGTCGGGTTTTtcaaaagtaaaaaaatatgggaTAAAGATCCAAATGAGTTtaaaaatcatttatttaaaatttctatGGCCCGTtatcataaaaaatttgaagttgaacaaaagaaaaatcaacaacaacaacagcaacaacagcaacaacaacaccaaCAGTTTTTCCAGCAACAATTTttccaacaacaacagcaacaacagcaacagcaacaacaacagcagcaacagcaaAGTGGTATAGATACtgaaaaagattattacaaaattttAGGAGTTCCAAAAACTGCaaataagaaagaaatTAGAAGTGCATACTTGAAGATGATCAAGAAACATCACCCtgataaacaaaaaaacgaGGAAGATAGAGAAAAAACGGAAAAGCTGGTACACGACATCAATGGTGCTTATGAAATATTAAGCGATGAagacaagaaaaaacaatatgATTCTATAATAGCCGGTGGTGGTAATGGTGGTCATTCTTTCCATGGCAATAAGGGGTCCAGCGGTGGTTATGGTGGAGGTAATAATCCGCTTAACATGTTTAAACAAgcaaattttaaagttaatCGTGATGGAAGAGGTTTCGGTGGCTTCCCATTCGGTTAA
- a CDS encoding AEC family transporter (similar to Saccharomyces cerevisiae YBR287W | protein of unknown function) has product MHALIQKITDTQHYITSSSFSLTQISFITFQSVLEVILVSLSGFICAWSGKLPREAQKIISKINVDLLTPCLIFNKLAKNLSITKIIEIFVVPAFYALLISVSFMTGHLWSHIFGLDEDETGFVIGNCVFPNSNSLPVSLTLSLAYTLPGLLWDHIENDNRDKVASRGILYLLIFQQIDQMLRWSWGYNKLLRWREETVYPDGSILNLVRNHDTSTLSLDSSTCDIDSNVDSGTNNTKLYRIWNTFKSNMNPPLYAIFSSIIVASIPILKNQFYVDDGFIQHTLSESISELGMISIPLILLVLGSNLYPSNETQSATHNYRKMIIASILGRMLTPWIIILPIVVYCCKTLPSVSILGDPIFMVCAFLLCTSPPAIQLTQITQLNEFFEAEMAGVLFWGYVVLTLPMTIITVISSMCAINWKA; this is encoded by the coding sequence ATGCATGCattaattcaaaaaataacagaTACTCAACATTATATTACCAGTTCCTCCTTTTCACTAACACAAATATCATTTATAACCTTTCAATCTGTATTAGAGGTTATACTAGTTAGTTTATCTGGCTTTATATGTGCATGGAGTGGTAAGTTACCTAGGGAAgcacaaaaaattatatctaAAATTAACGTTGATTTGTTAACGCCATGCTTGATTTTTAATAAGTTGGCTAAAAACTTAAGTATTACCAAAATTATAGAGATCTTTGTCGTACCAGCATTTTATGCGTTACTAATCAGTGTTTCCTTTATGACAGGTCATTTATGGTCTCACATTTTTGGATTAGATGAAGATGAGACCGGATTTGTAATTGGTAATTGTGTTTTTCCCAATAGTAATTCACTACCCGTTTCTTTAACTTTATCCTTAGCTTATACATTACCAGGCTTGTTATGGGATCATATAGAGAATGACAATAGAGACAAAGTCGCTAGCAGAGGCATCCTTTATCTATTGATTTTCCAACAAATTGACCAAATGTTGAGATGGTCATGGGGCTACAATAAATTGCTAAGATGGAGAGAGGAAACTGTATATCCTGATGGatctattttaaatttagttCGCAATCATGACACATCTACATTATCCTTAGATTCTTCTACTTGTGACATTGATAGTAATGTGGACTCTGGCACTAATAACACCAAACTGTATAGAATTTGGAATACGTTTAAGTCAAATATGAATCCACCATTATATGCTATATTTTCTAGTATCATAGTAGCAAGCATTCcgattttgaaaaaccaGTTTTATGTGGATGATGGTTTTATTCAGCATACCCTCTCAGAATCTATTAGTGAATTGGGAATGATTTCCATCCCActaattttattagttttgGGTTCAAACTTATATCCAAGTAATGAAACGCAAAGTGCAACTCATAATTATAGGAAAATGATTATAGCTTCAATACTAGGTAGAATGCTTACACCTTGGATTATAATCTTACctattgttgtttattGCTGCAAAACGCTTCCATCTGTATCGATATTAGGTGATCCAATTTTCATGGTTTGTGCGTTTCTATTATGTACTTCTCCACCTGCTATCCAGCTAACACAAATTACACAATTAAACGAATTTTTTGAAGCTGAAATGGCGGGAGTTTTGTTTTGGGGGTATGTTGTTTTAACATTGCCTATGACAATAATTACGGTTATTAGTTCTATGTGCGCAATTAACTGGAAAGCATGA
- a CDS encoding AEC family transporter (similar to Saccharomyces cerevisiae YBR287W | protein of unknown function): protein MSETDTLAPPGAHQGLSIPNLSYVTFESVVEVVLVSFAGFICAYTGLLPKSGQKNISLLNVDLFTPCLIFSKLAKSLSVAKILEISIIPLFYALTTSISYFSGFFISKFFHFDVDETNFVIANSIFGNSNSLPVSLTLSLAYTLPGLTWDEIPDDNRDNVASRGILYLLIFQQIGQVLRWSWGYNKLMRWSDQRTASLLESSQNLISEEDSHAGVSSTNDFDNQGDYYNQGLDNVCSPKNDDIYIEHSTSSSVFSKFKSKIVGAINKVRSFMNPPLYAMLFSVIVASVHPVQHEFFHANGFINNTLSSAITELGSVSIPLILIVLGSNLYPADDESAKRSPNYKKLVFASIIGRMILPSLVLLPIIACCVKFIGISILDDPIFLVVGFILTVSPPAIQLTQITQLNEFFEAEMAGILFWGYVVLVLPVSIFVVIFAMSVLKWAGV, encoded by the coding sequence ATGTCAGAAACAGATACATTAGCGCCACCAGGTGCACATCAAGGACTATCTATACCCAATTTATCATACGTAACATTTGAAAGTGTTGTAGAAGTAGTGTTAGTCAGTTTTGCTGGGTTTATATGTGCATATACCGGATTATTACCGAAATCAGGtcagaaaaatatatctttGCTTAATGTGGATTTATTCACCCCGTGTTTGATTTTCAGCAAGTTGGCCAAGAGTTTAAGTGTTGCTAAAATATTAGAAATTTCCATCATTCCACTTTTTTATGCCTTGACCACTAGtatttcatatttttcGGGCTTCTTCATTTCCAAGTTTTTCCATTTTGATGTAGATGAAACCAACTTTGTTATTGCAAACTCTATTTTTGGTAATAGCAACTCTTTACCCGTCTCTTTAACTTTATCATTGGCTTACACCTTGCCTGGCTTGACCTGGGATGAAATTCCAGATGATAATAGAGATAATGTGGCCAGTAGGGGTATCTTGTATCTATTGATTTTCCAACAGATTGGACAAGTGCTAAGATGGTCCTGGGggtataataaattaatgagATGGTCTGATCAGCGAACTGCATCCTTGTTGGAATCATCTCAAAATCTTATCTCCGAAGAGGATAGCCATGCTGGCGTTTCTAGTACCAATGACTTTGATAATCAAGGAGATTACTACAATCAGGGCCTGGATAATGTTTGTTCTCCTAAAAACGATGACATTTATATTGAACATAGTACAAGCAGTTCTGTATTTAGCAAATTTAAATCCAAAATTGTAGGTGCAATTAACAAAGTTAGGTCCTTTATGAATCCACCATTGTATGCCATGCTTTTTAGTGTTATTGTGGCTTCTGTACATCCTGTACAACATGAGTTTTTCCACGCCAATGgttttattaacaatacCTTGTCTTCAGCCATTACCGAATTGGGATCTGTTTCCATTCCGTTAATTTTGATCGTTTTGGGTTCCAATTTATACCCGGCTGATGATGAGTCTGCCAAGAGGTCCCCTAATTATAAGAAATTGGTTTTTGCTTCTATAATTGGGCGTATGATTTTGCCTTCTTTGGTTTTATTACCTATTATTGCGTGCTGTGTTAAATTTATTGGTATTTCTATTTTGGATGACCCAATTTTCCTAGTTGTcggttttattttaactgTTTCTCCACCTGCCATCCAACTAACACAAATTACTCaattaaatgaattttttgaagCAGAAATGGCGggtattttgttttgggGCTATGTTGTTTTAGTTTTACCGGTCAgcatttttgttgttatatTTGCTATGTCCGTTTTAAAATGGGCCGGTGtgtaa
- the SMC3 gene encoding cohesin subunit SMC3 (similar to Saccharomyces cerevisiae YJL074C | SMC3 | Stability of MiniChromosomes), producing MYIKRITIQGFKTYKNTTIINNISPHHNVLVGSNGSGKSNFFAAIRFVLSDDFDRLTREERIGLIHQGSGSVMSAYVEIVFDNSSGRIHISSNTQLSKESQDDVVIRRTIGLKKDEYSINGKSKTKQEVKGLLETAGFSTSNPYYIVPQGRIVALTNAKDHQRLELLKEVTGANTFEKKLKDSLQTMDETEVGRKRVANELKELASKLKDLEDEREELNKFQNLDRDKKCIEYTLYDRELNEVTNQIEKLESSYSYTVDSSAQYISELEKRETLVREIEVNLSNLDTALKLKETTDVLQLKSEKLEVARELADLNVKKADLESQLTYIEKSNTQNVRLLTLLASKIAEKKKTIDHLAPSYDERLTNETQLTNKISKLQQRQSYLITKRGRYAEFSDEEERNAWIQSEINTLREKYDDIVKDKTELETENEKFKGELHRIDEVLEDLHDSIEGPHITGELETLNKDIENLRDKYYAKIDQRKEYWREEQKYQTILTSLDSDIERAQRSVNESMDRNLANGLQAVKKISERLNLNGTSVFGTLGELIQYNEKYKTCVETIGGNSLFHVVVDNEDTASILMGELVKSRAGRVTFMPLNRLNNEYISYPPDEELSVPLMKKIHCDSDYINAVKQVFGKVIVVKDLTSGVRLAKQYKLTAITLDGDKADKKGVLTGGFNDKHKQTRLTSMKELKVKRKDYEVAQSKLAELADTLKKTDDETDQINGELKTKTLTKETMLIDIERYRSKSNKVKSQRYILEEKSKRLVIKIEKLNTTMLEVSQKITRLENDMNQTFKTELTDDETTELNQINNELPKLDSELNKVTASLSDIQVKIESIKSELQSKLEPQYSNLQKSVDFADDFEVNKLKQRLKRVELEISTISEREQRLDLQLHSILEEIDELKAEKVTNQKTLERANSQQRLLIKKLEDYQKTAETCMIKKTNFSSRRDVLQNKLRELGFLPEDSFTKYENATTEELVQKLNRVTRNLGKYRNVNKRAGESFNKFLNKKQELQEKAKELDQSRDSIVELIDTLKHQKVTAIEATFKKVAENFTEMFEKLVPRGTGKLIIRKKDMDNDSNMSDDESVDNIYEGVAIQVSFNSKEDEQLHVSQLSGGQKTVCAIALILAMQKVDPAPFYLFDEIDAALDKQYRTSVAATIKELSQNAQFICTTFRTDMLYVADTFYRVKFENKLSTIAEVDRENAIDFIRGGNDNLINDI from the coding sequence ATGTACATCAAACGAATCACTATACAAGGCTTTAAAacttataaaaatacaaccATCATCAATAATATCTCACCGCATCATAATGTTTTAGTTGGTAGTAATGGTTCAGGTAAATCTAACTTTTTTGCAGCAATTAGATTTGTTCTTAGTGATGACTTTGATAGGTTAACTAGAGAAGAAAGAATTGGTTTAATTCACCAAGGCTCAGGTTCTGTTATGAGTGCTTATGttgaaattgtttttgataattCTTCAGGTAGAATACACATTTCTTCAAATACACAGCTATCAAAAGAAAGTCAAGATGATGTTGTAATCAGAAGAACAATTGGCttgaaaaaagatgaatATTCTATAAATGGGAAatccaaaacaaaacaagaaGTTAAGGGATTATTGGAAACTGCTGGATTTTCCACTTCTAACCCATACTATATTGTTCCACAAGGTAGAATTGTAGCTTTGACTAATGCCAAAGATCATCAACGTTTAGAATTGCTAAAAGAGGTCACTGGTGCTAAcacttttgaaaaaaaactaaaagaTTCACTACAAACAATGGATGAAACTGAAGTTGGCAGAAAAAGAGTTGCTAATGAATTAAAAGAGTTGGCTAGCAAATTAAAGGATTTGGAAGACGAAAGAGAAGAATTGaacaaatttcaaaatttagATAGGGACAAAAAATGTATTGAATATACTTTATATGATCGGGAATTAAATGAAGTTACCAATcaaatagaaaaattggaaagtAGTTATTCTTATACCGTAGATTCTTCTGCTCAATATATATctgaattagaaaaaaggGAAACTTTGGTCAGGGAAATTGAGGTTAATTTAAGTAATTTGGATACAGCTTTGAAACTTAAAGAAACTACCGATGTTCTTCAACTAAAATCTGAAAAATTAGAAGTGGCTAGAGAACTAGCAGATTTAAATGTTAAAAAGGCAGATTTGGAATCTCAATTAAcatatattgaaaaatctAATACGCAAAATGTACGTttattaactttattaGCTTCCAAGATTGccgagaaaaaaaaaactatcgACCATTTGGCACCAAGTTACGATGAACGATTGACTAATGAAACACAGttaacaaacaaaatttcAAAACTCCAACAAAGACAAAGTTATTTAATTACTAAAAGAGGCAGATATGCCGAATTTTCTGATGAAGAGGAAAGAAATGCCTGGATACAAAGTGAAATTAACACTTTAAGGGAAAAATACGATGATATTGTTAAGGATAAAACTGAGTTGGAAactgaaaatgaaaaattcaaGGGGGAGCTTCATAGAATAGACGAAGTTCTTGAAGATTTACATGATTCAATAGAGGGACCACATATCACTGGGGAATTAGAAACCctaaataaagatattgaaaatttgaGAGATAAATATTATGCAAAGATTGatcaaagaaaagaatattggagagaagaacaaaaatatcaaacaattttaaCGTCTTTAGATTCAGATATAGAAAGAGCACAAAGATCTGTTAACGAAAGTATGGATAGAAATTTGGCTAATGGGCTACAAGccgtaaaaaaaatttcagaaagattaaatttaaatggtACTTCTGTTTTTGGCACTTTGGGTGAATTGATCCAATATAATGAAAAGTATAAAACATGTGTCGAAACTATCGGGGGCAACTCTTTGTTtcatgttgttgttgataacGAAGATACTGCGAGTATTTTAATGGGCGAATTGGTTAAATCTAGAGCGGGACGGGTTACGTTTATGCCATTGAACAGATTGAACAATGAATATATAAGTTATCCTCCAGATGAAGAACTCTCAGTTCCAttaatgaagaaaataCATTGTGACAGCGATTACATCAATGCTGTAAAACAGGTTTTTGGGAAGGTCATTGTTGTTAAGGACTTGACTTCTGGTGTTAGATTGGCCAAACAGTACAAGCTAACTGCTATAACTTTAGATGGCGATAAAGCAGATAAAAAAGGTGTTTTAACGGGTGGTTTTAATGATAAACATAAACAAACAAGATTAACCTCAATGAAAGAGTTAAAGGTCAAAAGAAAAGACTACGAAGTGGCCCAAAGTAAATTGGCTGAATTGGCTGatactttaaaaaagacaGACGATGAAACAGACCAAATTAACGGTGAATTGAAAACTAAAACCCTTACAAAAGAAACCATGCTAATAGATATTGAAAGGTATAGGAGCAAATCAAACAAGGTCAAATCACAAAGATACATATTGGAAGAAAAATCAAAGCGTTTggttattaaaattgaaaaattgaatacCACCATGTTAGAAGTTAgtcaaaaaattacaagacTAGAAAACGATATGAATCAAACATTTAAGACGGAATTAACTGATGATGAAACAACGGAATTAAATCAAATTAACAATGAGCTACCAAAGTTAGATTCTGAGTTAAACAAAGTTACAGCCTCGTTAAGCGATATCCaagtaaaaatagaatCTATTAAATCGGAATTGCAATCCAAATTGGAACCACAGTACTCAAACCTACAAAAAAGTGTTGATTTTGCTGATGATTTTGAGGTAAATAAGTTGAAACAAAGACTAAAGAGAGTAGAGTTGGAAATATCTACCATATCGGAAAGGGAGCAAAGATTGGACTTACAGCTACATTCTATACTTGAAGAGATAGATGAATTAAAAGCAGAAAAAGTTACTAATCAAAAAACTTTAGAAAGGGCAAATTCACAACAACGCTtattaatcaaaaaattagaagatTACCAAAAAACAGCAGAGACTTGTATGATAAAGAAAACCAATTTTTCCTCTAGGCGCGAtgttttacaaaataaactaaGAGAATTGGGGTTTTTACCGGAAGATTCCTTTACTAAATACGAAAACGCAACAACAGAGGAATTGGTTCAAAAGCTAAATAGAGTCACGAGAAATTTGGGGAAATATAGAAATGTCAATAAAAGAGCTGGCGAAAGCTTTAATaagtttttaaacaaaaaacaagaattaCAAGAAAAGGCAAAAGAATTAGATCAATCAAGGGACTCCATTGTGGAATTAATTGATACTTTAAAGCATCAAAAGGTTACTGCTATTGAGGCTACGTTTAAGAAAGTTGCTGAAAATTTTACAGAAATGTTTGAAAAACTAGTGCCAAGGGGTACGggtaaattaattattcGTAAAAAAGATATGGATAATGATAGCAACATGAGTGATGATGAATCAGTGGATAATATTTATGAGGGTGTTGCCATTCAAGTCTCGTTTAACAGTAAAGAAGATGAACAACTCCACGTCAGTCAGTTATCCGGTGGTCAAAAAACAGTTTGTGCTATTGCTTTGATTTTGGCCATGCAAAAAGTTGACCCAGCcccattttatttatttgatgaAATTGATGCCGCTTTAGATAAGCAATACAGGACATCTGTTGCCGCCACCATTAAGGAATTGTCTCAAAATGCTCAGTTTATATGTACCACATTTAGAACTGATATGTTGTATGTCGCTGATACTTTTTACAGAGTTAAATTCGAAAATAAACTATCAACCATTGCAGAAGTTGATAGAGAAAATGcaattgattttattagGGGCGGGAAcgataatttaattaatgatatttaa